Sequence from the Brevundimonas sp. SGAir0440 genome:
CTGGTCGGCCCCGCCCTGCACGATGTGCGCGAGGTGATGGTGGAGGGGGCGTCGGGGATCAAGGCGCTGGCGGAGCCGGGCGACCGGCCGCGTTGAGAGGCGGGACGGCGTCGGCTGGTGTGGGGCAATCAATCGGCGGCCTATGCGTTTTCGGCCGAGGATCCCGACAGTCTGAGGGGGCCGCAGTTTCACGCCGCCTGGGCGGACGAATTCTGCGCCTGGCGACGGCCGGAAATGGTGCTGTCGAACCTGAGGTTTGGACTGCGGCTGGGGGCCTCGCCCCTGCTGGCGGTGACGACGACGCCCCGGCCGATCCCGGCGCTGAGACGACTGATGGCCGAGGCGGGGACGGTGACGGAACGGGCGGCGACGGCCCTGAACGCGCAGAACCTGTCGCCCGGCTTTCTGGCGCATCTGAACGACGTCTATGGCGGGACGCGGCTGGCGGCGCAGGAGCTGGAAGGCGTGGTGGTCGAGGGCGAGGGCGCCCTGTTCCGCATCGCGGATCTGAAGCGGGCCAGGGGCGCGCGGCCGGCCGAACTGGACCGGATCGTCGTGGCGGTCGATCCGCCGGCGACCGCGACCGGAGACGCCTGCGGCATCGTGGTCGTGGGGCGAAAAGGTCGCCACGCCTTCGTGCTGGCTGACCGGACGGTGCAGGGGCGCTCGCCCCAGAGCTGGGGCGGGGCGGTCAGCGCGGCCGCGCAAGAATTCGGCGCGCACGAGGTGGTCGCCGAGAGCAATCAGGGCGGCGACATGGTGCGCTCGGTCCTGGCCATCACCGCGTGTCCGTGCCGGATCGAGATGGTCCACGCGTCGCGGTCGAAGGCTGCACGGGCCGAGCCGGTGGCCCTGCTCTATGAACAGGGGCGGGTGGTCCACTGCGACGCCTTCGCGGCGCTGGAAGAAGAGATGCTGGCGCTGGGCAGCGAGGGCGGACCCAGCCCGGATCGGGCCGACGCCCTCGTGTGGGCGATCACGCGGCTGATGCTGGGGCCGCAGTCGGCGCCGAGGATAAGCCGGCTTTAGTGGACCAAGACCCGTCATTCCGGGGCGTCCGATGGACGAACCCGGAACCCAGGGGGCTTTTGAAAACGCTGGGGTCAGCGCCGAGGGGCGGCCCTGGCTTCCGGGTTCCGCGCGGGGCGCGGCCCCGGAATGACGACCGCATCTATTGCATAGGAGAGACGATATGCCGGCCATTCCCGAGCGGGACGGACTGTTGAATCATGGGCGCGACGCGGGCGGGCCGGCGAGGCGTGCGGCGGCTGTCACGCCCAGCGATACGGCCGACCTGACGACCTACGCCAAGGCGCTGTATGTCGGCGGGGCGGGCAATGTCCGTGTGCTGACGGTCGGGGCCGAGGATGGGGACGCCGTGACCTTCGCCAACCATCCGGTGGGGTGGTTGCCGGTGCAGGTGCGCCGGGTGCTGGCGACCGGGACGACGGCGATGCAGATCGTGGCGGCCTTCGACTGATGTCGGGCGTCGAGATCGGAGCGGCGACGGCGGCGCCGGGCGGGGTGCTGGGGCGGGCGCGGTTCTCCGTGCCCGATCTGCCCGTCTGGTCGGCGGCGGTCAGGACCATGCAGGCGGGCGGGCGCGAGGCGCGGCTGCTGTGCATCGGCGACAGCGTGACCCAAGGCTATGGCGCGGTCTCCGGCGGTTGGACGCCGAACGGTCGGGCGGGCGCCTGGCCCGAGCGGCTGGCGGCGATGATGAGCGGGCGGGGCCTGCCGGCGTCGGCGGCGTCGGTGGCGGGCGCCGGAGCGGCGGACGGGGCGAGCGGGGGTTATCCCGCCTATGATCCGCGCGTGACGATGGGCGCTGGATGGAGCGTCAACGCCCTGACCGGGATGGGCGGCAAGCTGTTTTCGGGCGCGGCGTCGTCGACGGGCGTCTGGAGTTTTCAGCCGAACGGGCCGGTCGATCGGTTCGATCTGTGGGCCGTGACCAACACGGCGCTGGGGGTGCTGACGGTCGAGACGGACGGGTTGGTGCGGGCGACCGTGAACACCACCAAGGCGGCGTCGATGGAGGTCACGACGGTGGCCTTTCCCGAGACGACCGGGCCGGTGAGCGTGCGCTGGGCCTCGGGCGGGGCGGTGTTCATCACGGGCGGGATCGCGTGGCGGTCGGACGTCAAGCGGGCGCGGGTGATCAATGCGGGGTGGGGCGGGGCCCGGATCGCGGACTGGATCACGACGGATCAGCCGTACCGGGCGTATGGCTCGATCCCGGCGGCGGCGCCTGATCTGTCGGTCGTGTGTCTGACGATCAACGACTGGAACGCGGGGACGGCGGTGGCGACCTACAAGGCCGGGCTGGGGACGCTGGTGGATCGGTGCCTGACGACGGGGGACGTGTTGCTGATGACCGGATGTCCGTCCGATCCGACCCAGGGCAAGGCGAGCTATGCAACGCAAGCCGCGATCCGCGATGCGGTTTTGGAGGTCGCGGCGACGCGAGGGTTGGCGGCGCCCATCGACGGGACGGCCCTGTTCGGCGGGAGTTTCGCCGGCGGGCTGATGTTCGATTCCGTCCATCCCAATGCGGCGGGCCAGGCGAGGATCGCCGAGGCTGTGCGAGCGCGGGTGATGATCTGAGGTTGTCGTGCGCGCTGGCGCGGTGATAACCGTGGCGGATGGGGGAGCGGTTCTACGGGGTGCAGGCGCTGCGGTTCGCGGCGGCGACGGCGGTGGTCGTCACGCACGCCGTGGATCTGGCCGGGACGCGGCTGGGGCTGGAGACCGCGCTGGCCGGTGGGACGCTGGAGAACTTCGGCGCCGTGGGCGTGGACGTGTTTTTCGTCATCAGCGGCTTCATCATCGCCACGACGACGCAGGGTCAGACGGGCGTGGGCGCGGCCGGGGCCTTTCTGTGGCGGCGGTTTCGGCGGGTGGCGCCGATCTACTGGCTGCTGTCGCTGCCGATCCTGATCGGGATGGCGCGGGGCGGGACGCTGAGCCCGGAGGTGGCGGCAGCGACGTTCCTGTTCTGGCCGTTCAGCGGGCTGGAGATGACGTTTCCGGCGCTGGGGCCGGGGTGGACCCTGTGTTTCGAAATGCTGTTCTACGCCGGGTTTGGGCTGGCGATAGCGGGCGGCCGGCGGGTCGGCTGGAGGCTGGTCGGGGCCTATGCGGCGATGCTGGCGGCCGGATTGGTCGTGGCGGCGCCGGTTCTGAGGTTCTGGGGCGCGCCGATCATTGTGGAGTTTCTGCTGGGCGTCGGGATCGCCTGGGTTTGGCGGTTCGCGCCGCCTCGGTTGGGGCTGTGGGCGGTCGGTCTGGCGATGCTCGGGTTCGGGCTGGGCCTGGTGGTCGGCTATGGCGGCATCGACGATGTGCGGGCGCTGAACGATCCGTGGAACGGGTTGAGGCGGGCAGTGATCTGGGGTCTGCCCAGCGCCCTGCTGGTGTTCGGCGTGGTGCGGATGGAGCGGACGGACCGGGCGCCGGGGCGGCTGTCGCAGGCGGCGGCCTTCATGGGGGATGCGTCCTATTCGATCTATCTGGTCCATGGGCTGGTGATCCGGGCTTTGGGGCGGATGTTCGAGAGCGGGATGGTCGCCCTGCCGGGGGATGCGGTGGTGGGGCTGACTGTGATCGCCAGTCTGGCGGCGGGGGCGGTCGTGCATGTGTGGATCGAGCGGCCGATGCTGAAACTTATGCGCCCCCTCTCCCGGCGGGAGAGGGCTTGAGCGTCCGAGAGCCTAGCGATCGGTCAACGCGAAAGGGTGAGGGGCAGGGGGTGCGAACTGGCCCGCCGGTCGACCCTCATCCGGCTCTTCGAGCCACCTTCTCCCACTGGGAGAAGGGACAAGACATCTGAGGAGATTGCGATGGTTTCGATCCGGTGGCCGTTCGGCCAGGCGAGGCGCACGGGCGCGCCTGAGGGCAAGGAGAGCCGGGCGGGCGGGGTGATCGCCTTGTCAGGGGTGGGGCGCCCGCGGTGGACGCCCAACGACTACGCCAGCCTGGCGCGCGAGGGCTATCAGAGGAATGCCGTGGCCTATCGCTGCATCCGCATGATCGCCGAGGCGGCGGCGTCGGCGCCGTTCGCGGTGTTCGTGGACGGGGTGCGCGACGATGCGCATCCGCTGGCGAAACTGATCCGCCGACCCAATCCCGAACAGTCGGGGGCGGAGCTGATGGAGGCGGTCTATGGCGCGCTGCAGGTGTCGGGCAACGCCTATGTCGAGGCGACCGGCGATGCGGACGGGGACGGGGCGCCGGACGAGCTGTGGGCGCTGCGGTCGGATCGGGTGAAGGTGGTTCCGGGGCGATCAGGCTGGCCCGAGGCGTGGGATTATTCCGTGGACGGACGGTCGGTGCGAATCGGGCGGGCGGCGGACGGCTGGGCGCCGGTGATGCACCTGAAGCTGTGGCACCCGCTGGACGACTGGTACGGGCTGTCGCCGCTGGAGGCGGCGGCGCAAGGGGTGGACGCGCACAATGCGGCCGGCGCCTGGAACAAGGCCCTGCTGGACAATGCCGCGCGGCCGTCCGGGGCGCTGGTCTATGGGGCGAGGAACGGCGAGCGGCTGACGGACGGACAGTTCGAGGCGCTGAAGGATCAGTTGTCGAACGTCTACGCCGGGGCGACCAACGCCGGGCGGCCGATCCTGCTGGAGGGCGGGATGGACCGGAAGCCGCTGAGCCTGACGCCGGCGGAAATGGATTTCACGGCCGGCAAACATGCGGCGGCGCGCGAGATCGCCCTGGCGTTCGGGGTGCCGCCGCAGCTGCTGGGGATACCGGGCGACGCGACCTACGCCAACTATCGCGAGGCCAATGCGGCCTTCTGGC
This genomic interval carries:
- a CDS encoding acyltransferase — protein: MGERFYGVQALRFAAATAVVVTHAVDLAGTRLGLETALAGGTLENFGAVGVDVFFVISGFIIATTTQGQTGVGAAGAFLWRRFRRVAPIYWLLSLPILIGMARGGTLSPEVAAATFLFWPFSGLEMTFPALGPGWTLCFEMLFYAGFGLAIAGGRRVGWRLVGAYAAMLAAGLVVAAPVLRFWGAPIIVEFLLGVGIAWVWRFAPPRLGLWAVGLAMLGFGLGLVVGYGGIDDVRALNDPWNGLRRAVIWGLPSALLVFGVVRMERTDRAPGRLSQAAAFMGDASYSIYLVHGLVIRALGRMFESGMVALPGDAVVGLTVIASLAAGAVVHVWIERPMLKLMRPLSRRERA
- a CDS encoding SGNH/GDSL hydrolase family protein; amino-acid sequence: MSGVEIGAATAAPGGVLGRARFSVPDLPVWSAAVRTMQAGGREARLLCIGDSVTQGYGAVSGGWTPNGRAGAWPERLAAMMSGRGLPASAASVAGAGAADGASGGYPAYDPRVTMGAGWSVNALTGMGGKLFSGAASSTGVWSFQPNGPVDRFDLWAVTNTALGVLTVETDGLVRATVNTTKAASMEVTTVAFPETTGPVSVRWASGGAVFITGGIAWRSDVKRARVINAGWGGARIADWITTDQPYRAYGSIPAAAPDLSVVCLTINDWNAGTAVATYKAGLGTLVDRCLTTGDVLLMTGCPSDPTQGKASYATQAAIRDAVLEVAATRGLAAPIDGTALFGGSFAGGLMFDSVHPNAAGQARIAEAVRARVMI
- a CDS encoding phage portal protein yields the protein MVSIRWPFGQARRTGAPEGKESRAGGVIALSGVGRPRWTPNDYASLAREGYQRNAVAYRCIRMIAEAAASAPFAVFVDGVRDDAHPLAKLIRRPNPEQSGAELMEAVYGALQVSGNAYVEATGDADGDGAPDELWALRSDRVKVVPGRSGWPEAWDYSVDGRSVRIGRAADGWAPVMHLKLWHPLDDWYGLSPLEAAAQGVDAHNAAGAWNKALLDNAARPSGALVYGARNGERLTDGQFEALKDQLSNVYAGATNAGRPILLEGGMDRKPLSLTPAEMDFTAGKHAAAREIALAFGVPPQLLGIPGDATYANYREANAAFWRQTVIPLVRKAAGAMTGWLGERFAGCEIRADLDAVSALQPERDALWARLEAANFLTDEERRRMAGLGA
- a CDS encoding terminase large subunit domain-containing protein — translated: MWGNQSAAYAFSAEDPDSLRGPQFHAAWADEFCAWRRPEMVLSNLRFGLRLGASPLLAVTTTPRPIPALRRLMAEAGTVTERAATALNAQNLSPGFLAHLNDVYGGTRLAAQELEGVVVEGEGALFRIADLKRARGARPAELDRIVVAVDPPATATGDACGIVVVGRKGRHAFVLADRTVQGRSPQSWGGAVSAAAQEFGAHEVVAESNQGGDMVRSVLAITACPCRIEMVHASRSKAARAEPVALLYEQGRVVHCDAFAALEEEMLALGSEGGPSPDRADALVWAITRLMLGPQSAPRISRL